A stretch of Fundicoccus culcitae DNA encodes these proteins:
- the rsmH gene encoding 16S rRNA (cytosine(1402)-N(4))-methyltransferase RsmH, with the protein MQFEHETVLLKETIDGLDVNPNGIYVDCTLGGAGHTKYLLSQLSPRGHIYAFDQDLQAIKNAEIILKDAIKNKQVTLIHSNFRNITNELTKYQVRYVDGIYYDLGVSSPQLDQAERGFSYHQEAPLDMRMDQSQVLDASEVVNHWSYEDLVRIIYRYGEEKFAKRIARAIEKEREERPIQTTTQLAEIVKTAIPAATRRTGGHPAKRTFQAIRIAVNDELGAIEDALEQSLKLLKVEGRLAVISFHSLEDRLVKQLFKQVSQLPELPPNLPVLPDEAQADYVLVNRKPIVASEEELEHNNRSRSAKLRIIERRYIR; encoded by the coding sequence ATGCAGTTTGAACACGAAACGGTTTTGTTAAAAGAAACTATCGATGGATTAGATGTTAATCCAAATGGGATTTATGTGGATTGTACGTTAGGTGGGGCTGGGCATACCAAGTATTTACTGAGTCAATTGTCACCAAGAGGTCATATTTATGCTTTTGATCAAGATTTACAAGCTATTAAAAATGCAGAGATTATTTTAAAAGATGCTATTAAAAACAAACAAGTTACTTTAATTCATAGTAACTTTAGAAATATTACAAATGAATTAACCAAATATCAAGTCCGTTATGTGGATGGGATTTATTATGATTTAGGTGTTTCATCACCGCAATTAGATCAAGCCGAACGTGGTTTCAGTTATCATCAGGAAGCGCCTTTGGATATGCGTATGGATCAAAGTCAAGTCTTAGATGCTAGTGAAGTCGTCAATCACTGGTCGTATGAAGATTTGGTACGGATTATCTATCGCTATGGTGAAGAAAAATTCGCTAAAAGAATTGCTCGTGCCATTGAAAAAGAGCGAGAAGAACGTCCGATTCAAACGACGACACAATTAGCCGAAATAGTTAAAACAGCCATTCCAGCTGCTACACGCCGCACGGGTGGTCATCCCGCCAAGCGAACCTTTCAAGCCATACGGATTGCTGTAAATGATGAATTAGGTGCGATTGAGGACGCTTTAGAGCAAAGTTTGAAGTTGTTAAAGGTTGAAGGTCGCTTAGCCGTTATATCTTTTCACTCATTAGAAGATCGGTTAGTTAAACAATTATTTAAACAAGTTAGTCAATTACCGGAACTACCGCCCAATTTACCGGTATTACCCGATGAAGCACAGGCGGATTATGTCTTAGTTAACCGCAAGCCGATTGTTGCTAGCGAAGAAGAACTTGAACATAATAACCGCTCGCGTAGTGCTAAATTAAGAATTATTGAAAGACGTTATATTCGTTAA
- the mraZ gene encoding division/cell wall cluster transcriptional repressor MraZ, with protein MLIGEYQHNIDTKGRLIMPAKFRFDLGSQFIVTRGLDGCLFGYPMSSWEALQEKLKQLPLAKKDARSFTRFFYSAATEVEIDKQGRINLPQTLIDFADIEKECHVVGVSDRIEIWSSKRWEEFATVAAESFEDIAEEMIDFGF; from the coding sequence GTGCTAATTGGAGAATATCAACATAATATTGACACAAAAGGCCGACTAATCATGCCGGCTAAGTTTCGCTTTGATCTAGGCTCACAGTTTATTGTTACTCGAGGTCTAGATGGCTGTTTGTTTGGGTATCCGATGAGCAGTTGGGAAGCCTTACAGGAAAAGTTAAAGCAATTACCACTAGCCAAAAAAGACGCGCGTTCGTTTACCCGTTTCTTCTATTCAGCTGCCACTGAAGTAGAAATAGATAAACAAGGACGGATTAATTTGCCGCAAACACTCATCGATTTTGCTGATATTGAGAAAGAATGCCACGTTGTTGGTGTTTCTGATCGTATCGAAATTTGGAGTAGCAAGCGATGGGAAGAATTTGCCACTGTAGCAGCAGAGAGTTTTGAAGATATTGCAGAAGAAATGATTGATTTTGGATTCTAA
- a CDS encoding DNA-directed RNA polymerase subunit beta has protein sequence MEQEEYLKESGFLNALKIIGKIILFLLFVALFFVIGLFIGYSVIGDGNFWEVLNQDTWRHIFEFIEI, from the coding sequence ATGGAACAAGAAGAATATTTGAAAGAATCAGGCTTTTTAAATGCGCTTAAAATAATTGGGAAAATTATTCTCTTTTTATTGTTCGTTGCTTTGTTCTTTGTCATAGGTTTGTTCATTGGTTATTCGGTTATTGGCGATGGTAATTTTTGGGAAGTGCTGAATCAAGATACTTGGCGGCATATCTTTGAGTTTATTGAAATATAA
- a CDS encoding DUF1146 family protein, which yields MATVLYGMAVLIVRLLFVFLTYQMLVKINWQRLFTKKNYYMARYVCIFVSVAVGHLVGSFFLTIMEIMRDILLTLFL from the coding sequence ATGGCGACAGTTTTATACGGTATGGCAGTACTGATCGTGCGCCTGTTATTCGTTTTTCTAACCTACCAAATGTTAGTGAAAATCAATTGGCAGAGATTATTCACTAAAAAGAATTATTATATGGCTCGCTATGTCTGTATATTCGTTAGCGTAGCGGTAGGACATCTTGTAGGTTCATTTTTTTTAACCATTATGGAAATAATGCGTGACATTTTGTTAACATTATTTTTATAA
- a CDS encoding UDP-N-acetylmuramoyl-L-alanyl-D-glutamate--2,6-diaminopimelate ligase produces MLATQLIKVLGDYQLFGQPLDELANIDTLINDSRQAQTNSCFIAIKGENFDGHQAIEAVVAQGTQLLIVEKWEDAWLKLEASFILVPSTYRAQAILANQFYGEPTTKMNVVAVTGTNGKTTTSSIISDLLNVLGHKTGLIGTIHYKVDQTYYPAVNTTPNALRLQELFSEMVEVGVKDAIIEASSHALALGRLWYTDVDCAIFTNITREHLDFHKTMEAYTYAKSLLFAQLGQKFNDGKPRLAILNADDDHSPIMAQATGANIVTYSLSDSKATAYMTEFHSGVGTIDFKFVYHQTEYAVQLPMLGEYNISNYLAAFLCLVTFYQFEPEAVVNATTSFKGVSGRMQAINRGQNFTAIVDFAHTPDAIEHVLKELTRKKKQRLIVLFGHSGGNRDSQARPEIGDILFEYADYIVFTADNPRFEPVAKICRELIQNHTEKPYTIIEDRKEAIQHAVQEAKVDDIILFAGKGGESYQVIGNENVPYNEAETVTATIDDLLNKD; encoded by the coding sequence ATGTTAGCTACGCAATTAATTAAAGTATTAGGAGATTATCAGCTATTCGGACAACCGCTTGATGAATTAGCTAACATCGATACCTTAATCAATGATTCGCGTCAAGCCCAAACGAATAGTTGTTTTATCGCCATCAAAGGTGAAAATTTTGATGGCCATCAAGCCATAGAAGCGGTTGTAGCCCAAGGCACACAGTTACTAATTGTAGAAAAGTGGGAGGATGCTTGGTTAAAGCTAGAGGCTAGTTTTATCTTAGTTCCCTCGACTTATCGTGCACAAGCCATTTTAGCCAATCAATTTTATGGTGAACCAACGACAAAAATGAATGTGGTAGCTGTGACGGGAACCAATGGTAAAACAACCACCTCTTCGATTATTAGTGATTTATTGAATGTTTTAGGTCATAAAACAGGTTTAATTGGTACCATCCATTATAAGGTGGATCAAACCTATTATCCTGCTGTTAATACCACACCGAATGCTTTAAGGCTACAAGAACTATTTAGTGAAATGGTTGAAGTAGGTGTCAAAGATGCGATTATTGAAGCTTCTTCACATGCCTTAGCTTTAGGACGCTTATGGTATACGGATGTTGATTGTGCTATTTTCACCAATATTACCCGAGAACACTTAGATTTCCATAAAACAATGGAAGCTTATACATACGCAAAAAGCTTATTATTCGCTCAATTAGGTCAAAAATTCAATGATGGGAAACCGCGTTTAGCCATATTAAATGCGGATGATGACCATTCACCTATTATGGCCCAAGCAACGGGCGCTAATATTGTCACCTATAGTTTAAGTGATTCAAAGGCAACGGCTTATATGACTGAATTCCATTCAGGTGTGGGAACGATTGATTTTAAATTTGTCTACCATCAAACCGAATATGCCGTGCAATTGCCCATGCTTGGTGAGTATAATATATCTAATTATCTGGCAGCTTTCCTTTGTCTGGTGACCTTTTATCAATTTGAGCCTGAGGCGGTCGTAAACGCTACGACATCCTTTAAAGGTGTTTCCGGACGCATGCAAGCGATTAATCGCGGTCAAAATTTTACTGCCATAGTCGATTTTGCGCATACGCCGGATGCCATTGAACATGTCCTTAAAGAATTAACGCGTAAGAAAAAACAACGCTTGATTGTCTTGTTTGGCCATAGCGGGGGTAATCGTGATAGTCAAGCACGTCCCGAAATCGGGGATATTTTATTTGAATATGCTGATTATATCGTATTTACAGCGGATAATCCGCGCTTTGAACCCGTGGCTAAAATTTGTCGTGAGTTAATTCAAAATCACACTGAAAAACCTTATACAATTATTGAAGATCGAAAAGAAGCCATTCAACATGCTGTCCAAGAAGCTAAAGTGGATGATATTATTTTGTTTGCAGGTAAAGGTGGGGAATCCTATCAAGTGATTGGTAATGAAAATGTCCCTTATAACGAAGCTGAGACTGTGACAGCCACGATTGATGACTTGTTGAACAAAGACTAA
- a CDS encoding peptidoglycan D,D-transpeptidase FtsI family protein — MKIRNTRENHNILLLAIFAILTLLVLLIRFGELTIAKQSNGVDLVSYDQTHDQNRSSITNAKRGTIFDSSGQPIALDATSYSIYAVLRSSWSDNVVEDVDKTAEALAKHLDLSRDEILDILLNFEASQVEFGTAGINLSPQTKEAIEAENLPGIILVSSTHRQYINDVFASHLIGYAIPSLEANDSQATILEGQIGIEAAYDERLSGEAIYSQQEAEGIYSDSLLGEDIYLTLEGRIQNYLEDLMDQVYNRYLPKELNAYLVELDTGKLLAASQRPTFQLSTREGIETEWRNFIVQESDEPGSTIKILTLAMAKELDLYDDNETFKSGSVEVYDQTVRDYNLYGWGDITFQEGLVHSSNVGMVYLVQRIGLERWVEILEDFGFGQSTESNLPNESSGYLQFDNPVSIMMSGFGQSFSATPMQLMQAYTTIGNEGEMLKIQYLDHIGDRNDSSYEVQSLGQKISPETARYILDSMVLTVEHPEGTARPFYNNDVRIAAKTGTAEIADAENGGYLTGPNDFYHSVVAFYPAEDPQYMVYLSMQQPSQSYGLNGSQILAQIFHPLVEYSLINQ; from the coding sequence ATGAAAATACGAAATACGAGAGAGAATCATAACATTCTTTTATTAGCTATTTTTGCCATCCTCACCTTACTTGTATTGCTTATCCGTTTTGGGGAATTAACCATTGCTAAACAATCAAATGGTGTAGACTTAGTTAGCTATGATCAAACGCACGATCAGAATAGAAGTAGTATTACCAATGCGAAAAGAGGGACCATTTTTGATTCAAGTGGGCAGCCTATTGCTTTGGATGCTACTTCTTATTCTATTTATGCCGTCCTTAGAAGTAGTTGGAGTGATAATGTCGTGGAAGATGTTGATAAAACGGCAGAAGCTTTAGCAAAGCACCTCGATTTAAGTCGGGATGAGATATTAGATATCTTATTGAATTTTGAGGCTAGCCAAGTTGAGTTTGGAACCGCTGGTATTAATTTAAGCCCTCAAACAAAAGAAGCGATTGAAGCAGAAAATCTACCAGGGATTATCTTAGTGAGTTCAACCCATCGCCAATATATTAATGATGTCTTTGCCTCCCACCTCATCGGTTATGCTATTCCATCTTTAGAAGCCAATGATAGTCAAGCAACGATTTTAGAAGGTCAAATTGGTATCGAAGCGGCTTACGATGAACGTCTAAGTGGTGAAGCTATCTACTCGCAACAAGAAGCTGAGGGGATTTATTCAGATAGTCTGTTAGGCGAGGATATCTATTTAACGTTAGAAGGTCGTATACAAAACTACTTAGAAGATTTAATGGATCAAGTCTATAACCGCTATTTACCCAAGGAATTAAATGCTTATTTAGTTGAGTTGGATACTGGAAAATTATTGGCAGCTAGTCAGCGTCCAACCTTTCAATTATCAACGCGTGAAGGGATTGAAACCGAATGGCGCAATTTTATTGTGCAAGAAAGTGATGAACCGGGTTCAACTATTAAGATTTTAACCTTGGCTATGGCTAAAGAGCTTGACCTATACGATGATAACGAAACGTTTAAGTCCGGTTCGGTTGAAGTATATGACCAAACCGTGCGTGATTATAATTTATACGGTTGGGGTGATATCACTTTCCAAGAAGGTCTCGTTCACTCTTCGAATGTTGGTATGGTGTATTTGGTGCAACGAATTGGACTCGAACGATGGGTCGAGATTTTAGAAGACTTTGGCTTTGGTCAATCAACGGAGTCGAATTTACCCAATGAATCGTCGGGTTACTTACAGTTTGACAATCCAGTATCCATTATGATGTCTGGTTTTGGCCAATCGTTTTCAGCCACACCTATGCAATTGATGCAAGCTTATACGACCATCGGTAATGAAGGTGAAATGCTTAAAATACAGTATTTGGACCATATTGGTGATCGCAATGATTCAAGCTATGAAGTACAATCTTTAGGACAAAAGATAAGTCCTGAAACCGCCCGTTATATTTTAGACTCGATGGTTTTAACGGTGGAGCATCCGGAAGGGACAGCCCGGCCTTTTTATAATAATGACGTGCGGATTGCAGCTAAAACAGGGACCGCTGAAATTGCTGATGCAGAAAATGGGGGATATTTAACCGGTCCCAATGATTTTTATCACTCGGTCGTTGCCTTTTATCCCGCAGAAGATCCGCAATATATGGTGTATTTATCGATGCAACAACCCTCACAAAGTTATGGTTTAAATGGATCACAAATATTAGCTCAAATTTTTCATCCCTTAGTTGAATATTCATTAATCAATCAATAG
- the atpD gene encoding F0F1 ATP synthase subunit beta, whose translation MRMGQISQVIGPVVDVTFPIEGGVPDIHHALVVQKTAETNSEKLDLENPQYETVTLEVALDLGEGVVRTIAMESTDGLARGMVVVDKGEAISVPVGEQTLGRVFNVLGDSIDDKPALEDNATERWGIHRNPPTYENLSSNFEILETGIKVIDLLAPYLKGGKIGLFGGAGVGKTVLIQELIHNIAEQLGGISVFAGVGERTREGNDLVFEMRESGVSKRTAMVFGQMNEPPGARMRVVLSGLTMAEYFRDVLKQDVLLFIDNIYRFTQAGSEVSALLGRMPSAVGYQPTLASEMGSMQERITSTKDGSITSIQAVYVPADDYTDPAPATTFAHLDATTNLERRIAEQGIYPAVDPLASSSSALSEEIVGARHYKIARDVQLILQRYRELQDIIAILGIDELSDDEKRIVKRARRIQFFLSQNFHVAEAFTGVQGSFVTIEETLSGFEGIVEGKYDHLPEEAFRNVGSIDMVIEKAKQLGTDNLDDSI comes from the coding sequence ATGCGAATGGGACAAATATCACAAGTAATTGGACCCGTTGTTGATGTGACGTTCCCAATCGAGGGCGGCGTTCCTGATATTCATCATGCCTTAGTCGTCCAAAAAACGGCTGAAACGAATTCAGAAAAACTAGATTTAGAAAACCCTCAATATGAAACCGTCACGCTTGAAGTCGCTTTAGACCTTGGTGAAGGGGTTGTTCGAACGATTGCTATGGAATCAACAGATGGTTTAGCCAGAGGAATGGTTGTTGTCGATAAAGGTGAAGCAATCTCTGTTCCCGTTGGTGAACAAACATTAGGTCGTGTTTTCAACGTGTTAGGTGATTCAATTGATGATAAACCAGCCTTGGAAGACAATGCGACTGAACGTTGGGGAATTCACCGGAATCCACCGACCTATGAAAATTTGAGTAGCAATTTTGAAATCTTAGAAACGGGCATTAAAGTCATCGACTTATTAGCTCCTTATTTAAAAGGGGGTAAAATTGGCCTTTTCGGTGGTGCCGGTGTTGGTAAAACGGTTCTTATTCAAGAGTTGATTCATAATATTGCTGAACAACTTGGAGGTATTTCGGTCTTTGCCGGGGTCGGAGAACGGACCCGTGAAGGTAATGACTTAGTCTTTGAAATGCGTGAATCCGGCGTTAGTAAAAGAACGGCCATGGTTTTCGGTCAAATGAATGAACCGCCAGGCGCTAGAATGCGAGTTGTTTTGTCTGGTTTAACCATGGCAGAATATTTCCGTGATGTCTTAAAACAAGATGTTCTGTTATTCATCGATAACATTTACCGTTTCACCCAAGCCGGTTCAGAAGTTTCAGCCTTACTAGGCAGAATGCCATCAGCCGTTGGCTATCAACCAACCTTAGCTAGTGAAATGGGATCCATGCAAGAACGGATTACGTCTACTAAGGATGGTTCTATTACATCCATTCAAGCGGTATATGTGCCAGCCGACGACTATACTGACCCAGCGCCAGCAACAACCTTTGCGCATTTAGATGCAACAACGAATTTGGAACGTCGCATTGCAGAACAAGGGATTTACCCAGCGGTGGATCCATTAGCGTCATCTTCTTCAGCTTTAAGTGAAGAAATTGTTGGGGCTCGCCACTATAAAATTGCCCGTGATGTCCAATTAATTTTGCAACGTTACCGTGAATTGCAAGATATTATTGCGATTTTAGGGATTGATGAATTGAGTGATGATGAAAAACGGATTGTTAAACGTGCCCGTCGGATTCAATTTTTCTTATCTCAAAACTTCCATGTTGCCGAAGCCTTCACAGGTGTTCAAGGATCATTTGTCACTATTGAAGAAACGTTATCAGGCTTTGAAGGAATTGTAGAAGGTAAATACGACCACCTACCAGAAGAAGCCTTCCGTAATGTCGGATCGATTGATATGGTTATTGAAAAAGCCAAGCAATTAGGTACTGATAATCTTGACGATAGTATCTAA
- the atpC gene encoding ATP synthase F1 subunit epsilon, whose translation MENQPTSYIQVVVYSPEGEIYNHRSKSCNVHTPEGGMSILANHMPIVASLDTSAIRVIRLDEEETVDYIAINGGILNFNNNRLEIATSYAIRARDIDEAKVELERQEAEAAMQSALHQHNTKEFNRAKIQLKRAINLITVSKERKN comes from the coding sequence ATGGAAAATCAACCAACGTCTTACATTCAAGTAGTTGTCTATTCTCCAGAAGGAGAAATCTATAACCACCGGTCAAAAAGCTGTAATGTTCATACCCCAGAAGGGGGTATGAGTATTCTAGCCAACCACATGCCTATAGTAGCCAGTTTAGATACTTCAGCCATCAGAGTGATACGCTTAGATGAAGAAGAAACGGTAGACTATATTGCCATCAATGGAGGCATTTTAAACTTTAATAATAATCGATTGGAAATTGCGACTAGCTATGCCATTCGTGCACGTGATATTGACGAAGCCAAAGTGGAATTGGAACGCCAAGAAGCAGAAGCAGCCATGCAATCTGCCTTGCATCAACACAATACCAAAGAATTCAATCGTGCCAAAATTCAATTGAAACGTGCCATCAACTTAATTACCGTCAGCAAAGAACGGAAGAATTAA
- the mreB gene encoding rod shape-determining protein, whose product MSKDIGIDLGTANILVHLKGHGVVLNEPSILAIDRKTQEVIAIGKEAYEMIGRTPASIEVVRPLKGGVIADFDLAEVLLVLFLEKINTRSWFSKPNILICCPSNISEIEQLSLVEAAERATGGKIYIEEEPKIAAVGAGVDLLSPRGSMVIDLGGGTTDIAVLSAGDILHSESIKVAGDDLDATIIQYFKDQFQLLIGERSAEQIKIKLSSAMRLDEAELEYAVVKGRDLATGLPRSINVNSNHIFEAIEHHLISIARLAKTVLEDIPPEIASDIIEQGIIITGGGALIYHIDTFLTDYLNVSVLKADQPMTCVAIGTGLMLDLILSGKLERNQITKTKGSRVGQFFKRLKRRLLG is encoded by the coding sequence ATGAGTAAAGATATCGGGATTGATTTAGGAACCGCCAACATTTTGGTCCATTTAAAAGGACATGGTGTTGTATTAAATGAACCATCAATCTTGGCCATCGATCGGAAGACACAAGAAGTTATTGCTATAGGTAAAGAAGCATATGAAATGATTGGTCGTACACCAGCATCCATTGAAGTCGTACGCCCTTTAAAAGGGGGCGTCATTGCTGACTTTGATTTGGCTGAGGTATTACTCGTCTTATTTCTAGAGAAAATAAATACACGCTCATGGTTTTCAAAACCAAACATTTTAATCTGTTGCCCCTCGAACATCAGTGAAATTGAACAACTTTCACTGGTGGAAGCGGCTGAACGCGCAACAGGTGGCAAAATATATATTGAAGAAGAACCCAAAATCGCTGCGGTGGGGGCTGGGGTTGATTTGTTAAGCCCTCGTGGTAGTATGGTCATTGATTTAGGCGGAGGAACGACGGATATTGCAGTGCTTTCGGCTGGAGATATATTACATAGTGAATCCATAAAAGTAGCCGGCGATGACCTAGATGCTACGATTATTCAATATTTTAAAGATCAGTTTCAGTTATTAATTGGAGAGCGATCGGCTGAGCAAATTAAGATTAAGTTATCGTCAGCGATGCGCTTAGATGAGGCTGAATTAGAATATGCCGTTGTTAAAGGTCGTGATTTAGCGACCGGATTACCACGTTCAATTAATGTCAACTCTAATCATATTTTTGAAGCGATTGAGCACCATTTGATCTCAATTGCTCGTTTAGCTAAAACTGTTTTAGAAGATATCCCACCTGAGATTGCTTCAGATATCATTGAACAAGGTATCATTATTACTGGTGGGGGCGCCTTAATTTATCATATTGATACGTTTTTGACCGATTATCTGAATGTTAGCGTATTAAAAGCGGATCAGCCGATGACTTGTGTGGCGATTGGGACCGGCTTAATGTTGGATTTAATTTTAAGTGGTAAGTTAGAACGCAACCAAATCACCAAAACAAAAGGGAGTCGGGTTGGGCAATTTTTTAAACGCCTAAAACGACGCTTATTGGGTTAG
- the murA gene encoding UDP-N-acetylglucosamine 1-carboxyvinyltransferase yields the protein MEEIIVQGGNRLEGVVKVEGAKNAVLPILAATILAETGTTRLTNVPILADVHTINELLNQINVKNTFDEPNNTVDVDATGEVLTVADYDFVSKMRASIVVMGPLLARYGHAKVAMPGGCAIGTRPIDLHLKGFEALGAEIHSAAGYVEAKADKLKGAKIYLDFPSVGATENIMMAATLAEGVTVLENVAREPEIVDLANFLNKMGAKVVGAGTETIKITGVESLHGTEHAIISDRIEAGTFMVAAAVTQGDVYVEGAIAEHNKPLISKLTEMGVKITEYNDGVRVIGPETLKPTDIKTMPYPGFPTDMQAQMSIAQLLAQGTSSLTETVFENRFMHFEELRRMGAKFTIDRQNIVLYGPAEFSGASVKATDLRAAAALIIAGLCAKGLTRVSELRNLDRGYYRFHEKLAALGANIERVNIQPVESKSITISSPTHASFA from the coding sequence ATGGAAGAAATCATCGTACAAGGTGGTAACCGTTTGGAAGGTGTAGTTAAAGTTGAAGGCGCAAAAAATGCTGTCTTACCAATTCTAGCTGCAACAATTTTAGCAGAAACTGGGACAACTCGTCTAACCAATGTACCAATCTTAGCGGATGTACATACAATTAATGAATTATTAAATCAAATCAATGTTAAAAACACTTTCGATGAACCAAATAATACTGTTGATGTTGATGCAACCGGTGAAGTATTAACGGTGGCTGATTATGATTTCGTTAGTAAAATGCGTGCGTCTATTGTTGTGATGGGACCCTTATTAGCTCGTTATGGTCATGCAAAAGTGGCAATGCCGGGTGGTTGTGCCATTGGAACACGTCCAATTGACTTACATTTAAAAGGTTTTGAAGCCCTAGGGGCAGAAATACATAGTGCGGCTGGTTATGTTGAAGCAAAAGCTGATAAATTAAAAGGGGCTAAAATATATTTAGATTTCCCAAGTGTCGGCGCGACTGAAAACATTATGATGGCTGCAACCTTAGCTGAAGGTGTAACAGTCTTAGAAAACGTGGCAAGAGAACCTGAAATTGTTGATTTAGCGAATTTCTTAAATAAAATGGGCGCTAAAGTAGTCGGTGCCGGAACGGAAACGATTAAAATTACCGGTGTTGAGTCTTTACACGGCACGGAACATGCGATTATTAGTGATCGGATTGAGGCGGGGACTTTTATGGTGGCTGCCGCTGTTACACAAGGTGATGTGTATGTTGAAGGCGCCATTGCCGAACATAACAAACCTTTGATCAGCAAATTGACTGAGATGGGTGTCAAAATTACTGAATACAATGATGGCGTTCGTGTGATTGGACCAGAAACGTTAAAACCAACGGATATCAAAACGATGCCATATCCTGGTTTCCCTACTGATATGCAAGCACAAATGTCAATTGCGCAATTATTAGCGCAAGGGACAAGTTCCTTAACTGAAACAGTTTTTGAAAATCGTTTCATGCATTTTGAAGAATTACGTCGTATGGGTGCAAAATTCACCATTGATCGCCAAAATATTGTTTTATATGGTCCAGCAGAATTTTCAGGTGCTAGTGTTAAAGCTACTGATTTAAGAGCGGCTGCCGCCTTAATTATTGCTGGTTTATGTGCTAAAGGTCTAACCCGTGTTTCGGAATTAAGAAACTTAGACCGTGGCTACTATCGTTTCCATGAAAAATTAGCTGCCTTAGGAGCAAATATCGAACGTGTGAACATTCAACCGGTAGAATCTAAATCCATTACTATTTCCTCACCTACACATGCTAGTTTTGCTTAA